AGTGATGTTCTGGTTTGCGCGGACCATCGTATCCCTAGTCATCGCACGGGTCTTGCAGGGCTTATCTGCCGCGGTGGTGTGGACGGTGGGACTTGCGCTTGTTGTTGATACGGTGGGGAAGGAGCAGGTTGGGGGTGCTATGGGGTGGGTTAGTATGGGGATGACGGTGGGGACGGTATTTGGGCCGTTTATGGGAGGGATTCTGTGAGCTTTTTGCCTTGACTGGGGTTATATGGGGATGGCTAATGAGCATAGGTTGTCTTGGGCTGGTTATCATGCTGTGTTTGCGGTTGCGATCGCATTGGTTGGGATTGATATTCTGCTGAGATTGGTCATGATTGAGCAGAGAAGCGCGAGGAAATGGATTCAACCACAGATAGTGGCAGAGACGGACGCATTAATTGGCGCTGCCTCCCATTACGAGTCTTTTGAGGATGATGCTTCATCGCCATCTGCGTCTTGCGAGGATCATATCAGAGATGATGGTGAGCCTGTGGATGCGAAGTCATCACCGTTACCGGGAATAGTGCGGTTGGTGAGTTCCGGTAATATGCTGCTCGTCTTCGCAGCGACAGTCGTGAATGCCAGTCTCTATGCGTCTTTTGACTCGGTATATCCTTTAGTTTCTGGTGGCTTATGTATCGCTGCTGACATCTCAGGTCCTCCCCCTCCATATCATGAGAACATTCGACTGGGGTCCTCAAGGCGTCGGACTCTGCTTCCTTCCTCTATTCACACCATCTTTCCTTTCAGCAGTGATAGGCGACACCGTTGACCGCTACGGCGCCCGAACGATCGCCGTCCTAGGCTTCCTCATAAGCTTTCCCATTTTCGTCCTTCTACGAATGATTACCACAAACAGCACCCACGACAAAGTCCTCCTACTCATCgccctcttcttcgccgGTCTTGCTCATGTCCTGCAAATGGTGTCTCTCATGGTTGCAGTGCACTATATCGTCGAGAGCATTGAAAGCGAGCAACCCGGTTTGTTTGGACATCAGGGCGGTACAGCTCAAGCATATGGGTTGTATAATGTAGCTTGGTCCGGTGGACAGGTGCTAGGACCATTGCTTGCTGGTTTCTTGGTCGAGAACAACGGATGGCAGACGATGGTTATTGTGTTTGGGGCTATGAGCGGGGTGACTGCTATGGTCTTTCTGGGGGCGTATGGGTGAAAGGGACTTGGGAGGTCGTAAATTGCGCCAATTCAAGGATAGCGATCTTCACAGGGCTTTCTTCGACGGATATTGTAGACACATCCA
The sequence above is a segment of the Aspergillus chevalieri M1 DNA, chromosome 6, nearly complete sequence genome. Coding sequences within it:
- a CDS encoding MFS transporter (COG:U;~EggNog:ENOG410PUWD;~InterPro:IPR020846,IPR011701,IPR036259;~PFAM:PF07690;~SMCOG1005:Drug resistance transporter, EmrB/QacA;~TransMembrane:12 (i22-42o62-84i96-114o120-142i154-175o181-201i268-289o309-327i339-357o369-394i415-436o442-464i);~antiSMASH:Cluster_6.2;~go_function: GO:0022857 - transmembrane transporter activity [Evidence IEA];~go_process: GO:0055085 - transmembrane transport [Evidence IEA]), with translation MDSCGNDLARPWKLEVRSSKKFVIWVVSVGVFTDVFIYGMVVPILPVVLEARIGIPDEQLQAWMSILLAAFGCAIFIGSPISGYFADKGTSRKSPFIIGLLSLAGSTVMFWFARTIVSLVIARVLQGLSAAVVWTVGLALVVDTVGKEQVGGAMGWVSMGMTVGTVFGPFMGGILLSWAGYHAVFAVAIALVGIDILLRLVMIEQRSARKWIQPQIVAETDALIGAASHYESFEDDASSPSASCEDHIRDDGEPVDAKSSPLPGIVRLVSSGNMLLVFAATVVNASLYASFDSVLPLHIMRTFDWGPQGVGLCFLPLFTPSFLSAVIGDTVDRYGARTIAVLGFLISFPIFVLLRMITTNSTHDKVLLLIALFFAGLAHVLQMVSLMVAVHYIVESIESEQPGLFGHQGGTAQAYGLYNVAWSGGQVLGPLLAGFLVENNGWQTMVIVFGAMSGVTAMVFLGAYG